In one Patescibacteria group bacterium genomic region, the following are encoded:
- a CDS encoding pilin encodes MSLANKLLAVGLPTTGWNDAYASSLGNDFVAKWSVLGNINQAIINTVFWVGIAISLGFGIINGVKYAMSGGDKYAAQAAKQGVTNAIIGFIIVVGFRTIVTLIMRLLGSENVPTGTNMPF; translated from the coding sequence ATGAGTTTAGCAAATAAATTGTTAGCTGTAGGACTGCCCACAACTGGCTGGAACGATGCTTATGCCAGCTCCTTGGGTAACGATTTCGTCGCCAAATGGAGTGTTTTAGGAAACATAAATCAAGCTATAATAAATACAGTCTTCTGGGTAGGTATAGCAATATCCCTGGGTTTTGGGATAATAAACGGGGTTAAATACGCTATGAGTGGAGGGGACAAATATGCCGCTCAAGCCGCAAAACAAGGTGTAACCAACGCTATAATCGGATTTATAATTGTAGTAGGTTTCAGAACAATCGTTACATTGATAATGAGATTGCTGGGGTCTGAAAATGTTCCAACAGGCACTAATATGCCCTTTTAA